In one Methylocaldum szegediense genomic region, the following are encoded:
- a CDS encoding RBBP9/YdeN family alpha/beta hydrolase: MQTPVLILPGIGGSGPEHWQTRWEIKHPEIRRVQQDEWNAPVCRNWIERLETAVSKSGPRTVLVAHSLGCLLVAHWATRTRHSIRGALLVAPPDPAMPCFPRRAVGFTPVPLRPLAFPSTLVASPDDPYASPEYARRCAAAWGSRFVEIAPCGHINASSGLGDWEEGLELLRGLLEDWKPTQ, translated from the coding sequence ATGCAAACTCCCGTCCTCATACTTCCAGGCATCGGCGGCTCCGGTCCTGAACATTGGCAAACCCGTTGGGAAATCAAGCACCCGGAAATCCGCCGAGTCCAGCAAGACGAGTGGAATGCACCGGTCTGTCGTAACTGGATTGAGAGGTTGGAGACCGCTGTTTCGAAGTCGGGCCCGCGCACCGTACTCGTGGCGCACAGCCTGGGTTGCCTCCTCGTCGCCCATTGGGCTACGCGGACCCGGCACTCGATCCGTGGTGCCTTGCTGGTCGCGCCTCCGGACCCCGCAATGCCCTGCTTTCCTCGTCGGGCTGTCGGTTTTACGCCGGTTCCGCTGCGACCACTCGCCTTTCCGAGCACGCTGGTGGCGAGCCCGGACGATCCTTACGCCAGTCCGGAATACGCCCGGCGCTGTGCGGCGGCTTGGGGCAGCCGTTTCGTCGAGATCGCACCTTGCGGGCATATCAACGCATCGAGCGGCTTGGGCGACTGGGAAGAAGGACTCGAACTGTTGAGAGGCTTGCTCGAGGATTGGAAACCGACGCAATAG
- a CDS encoding sulfate/molybdate ABC transporter ATP-binding protein: MSIEIKNVEKSFGRFKALKNISLDIASGELVALLGPSGCGKTTLLRIIAGLEVPDTGSILFHGEDATHRHVRDRQVGFVFQHYALFRHMTVFENIAFGLRVRPRAKRPPESVIRKRVHDLLNLVQLDWLADRYPDQLSGGQRQRIALARALAVEPQVLLLDEPFGALDAKVRKDLRRWLRRLHDELHVTSVFVTHDQEEALEVADRVVVLNEGRIEQIGAPHEVYDHPATPFVYQFLGDVNLFHGRVHDGHVRIGDAEVELAGGQDHPESAVFYVRPHEIEILRDRSAGTIAAKINDIRPLGATVRIELERADGRGMVEVELTRDRFANKGFREGESVYLQPKRLRTFNHNSVSENTIGSGQFIAS, from the coding sequence ATGAGCATCGAAATCAAGAATGTCGAAAAGTCCTTCGGCCGATTCAAGGCTCTGAAAAACATCAGCCTCGACATCGCGAGTGGCGAACTGGTAGCGCTCCTGGGACCTTCCGGCTGCGGCAAGACGACCTTGCTGCGCATCATCGCAGGACTGGAGGTGCCCGACACCGGTTCGATCCTGTTCCATGGCGAAGACGCAACCCATCGTCACGTTAGAGACCGCCAAGTCGGTTTCGTCTTCCAGCACTACGCCCTGTTCCGGCACATGACCGTATTCGAAAACATCGCGTTCGGCCTTCGTGTCCGGCCGAGGGCAAAAAGACCGCCGGAAAGCGTGATCCGGAAAAGAGTGCACGACCTGCTGAACCTCGTGCAACTCGATTGGCTGGCGGATCGCTACCCCGACCAATTGTCGGGCGGTCAACGCCAGCGCATCGCCCTGGCCCGCGCCCTGGCGGTCGAGCCACAAGTGCTGCTGTTGGACGAGCCTTTCGGCGCCCTCGACGCCAAGGTACGCAAGGACTTGCGCCGCTGGCTGCGGCGTCTCCACGACGAATTGCACGTGACCAGCGTCTTCGTCACCCACGACCAGGAAGAAGCCCTGGAAGTGGCCGACCGGGTGGTGGTGTTGAACGAAGGACGGATCGAGCAGATCGGCGCCCCACACGAGGTTTACGACCATCCGGCGACGCCGTTTGTCTATCAGTTCCTGGGCGATGTCAACCTGTTCCACGGACGGGTCCACGACGGCCATGTCCGCATCGGCGATGCCGAGGTGGAACTCGCCGGGGGCCAGGACCATCCCGAATCGGCCGTTTTCTACGTGCGTCCTCATGAAATCGAAATCCTGCGGGACCGCAGTGCCGGCACCATCGCCGCGAAGATCAATGACATCCGTCCTTTGGGAGCCACCGTACGCATCGAGCTGGAACGCGCGGACGGCCGCGGAATGGTAGAAGTCGAGCTGACTCGTGATCGGTTCGCCAACAAAGGTTTTCGTGAAGGCGAAAGCGTTTATTTGCAGCCGAAGCGGCTGCGCACGTTCAACCACAACTCGGTCTCGGAGAACACCATCGGAAGCGGTCAATTCATAGCCTCGTAG
- the cysW gene encoding sulfate ABC transporter permease subunit CysW translates to MSTIAIPSPIGRSHAVARTNRDPVLVRWLLIVLALVFLIGFLFLPLAVIFTQAFSKGLEAYVAALIEPNAVSAMQLTLLAAAISVPLNLVFGIAAAWAIAKFEFPGKSLLITLIDLPFSVSPVVSGLIYVLLFGLQGWLGPWLQEHDIKLIFAVPGIVLATIFVTFPFVARELIPLMQAQGKEEEEAAIVLGASGWQTFWRVTLPNVKWGLLYGVILCNARAMGEFGAVSVVSGHIRGMTNTVPLHVEILYNEYNSTAAFAVASVLALLALVTLAAKSILEWRIKLQTEKHS, encoded by the coding sequence ATGTCTACGATTGCTATCCCGTCGCCGATTGGCCGTAGCCATGCCGTCGCCCGCACGAATCGTGACCCGGTGCTCGTCCGCTGGCTGCTGATCGTGTTGGCTCTCGTTTTTCTGATCGGTTTTCTGTTCTTGCCCTTGGCCGTCATCTTCACTCAAGCCTTCAGCAAAGGTTTGGAGGCTTATGTCGCTGCGCTGATCGAACCCAACGCGGTTTCAGCAATGCAGTTGACCTTGTTAGCGGCGGCCATCTCGGTGCCGCTCAATCTGGTCTTCGGCATCGCCGCCGCTTGGGCGATCGCCAAGTTCGAATTTCCGGGGAAAAGCCTACTGATCACCCTGATCGACCTGCCGTTCTCGGTATCGCCGGTGGTCTCGGGCTTGATCTACGTATTGCTGTTCGGCCTTCAGGGCTGGCTCGGTCCGTGGCTGCAGGAACACGACATCAAGCTGATCTTTGCCGTACCCGGCATCGTCCTCGCCACGATTTTCGTCACCTTCCCCTTCGTCGCCCGCGAGCTCATTCCGCTCATGCAGGCGCAGGGCAAGGAGGAGGAAGAAGCCGCGATCGTACTAGGCGCATCGGGCTGGCAGACCTTCTGGCGCGTCACCCTGCCCAATGTGAAATGGGGATTGCTCTACGGCGTGATCCTGTGCAACGCGCGCGCCATGGGGGAATTCGGGGCAGTCTCGGTGGTATCCGGACACATCCGGGGGATGACCAATACCGTGCCGCTGCATGTGGAGATTCTGTACAACGAATACAACAGCACTGCCGCATTCGCGGTGGCTTCCGTGTTGGCGCTGCTGGCTCTGGTGACCCTAGCGGCCAAGAGCATCCTGGAGTGGCGCATCAAACTGCAGACCGAGAAGCATTCGTGA
- the cysT gene encoding sulfate ABC transporter permease subunit CysT: MKRHSVLPGFSITLGFTLTYLSLIVLIPLSATFLKSATLGWEGFWTVVTSPRVLASYKLTFGAALIGATINAVFGLLVAWVLVRYDFFGKKLVDALVDLPFALPTAVAGISLATIYSSKGWIGQFFAPLGIKIAHTPLGIVIALTFIGLPFVVRTVQPVLEAFDTELEEAAASLGANRLQTFQKVILPTLVPAILTGFALAFARAVGEYGSVIFIAGNIPMVSEITPLLIVTKLEQYDYAGATALAVSMLVVSFGMLLAINGLQRWTEMRRA, translated from the coding sequence CTGAAGCGACACAGCGTATTGCCCGGCTTTTCGATCACGCTGGGATTCACGTTGACCTATCTAAGCCTGATCGTACTCATCCCGCTTTCAGCCACGTTTCTAAAAAGCGCCACCTTGGGCTGGGAGGGATTCTGGACGGTCGTCACCTCACCGCGGGTCCTCGCTTCTTATAAGCTGACGTTCGGCGCCGCCCTGATCGGGGCTACCATCAATGCGGTCTTCGGGCTGCTGGTGGCCTGGGTTCTGGTTCGTTACGACTTCTTCGGGAAAAAGCTAGTTGACGCGCTCGTGGACTTACCGTTCGCCTTGCCTACTGCCGTGGCCGGCATCTCGCTGGCCACGATTTATTCGAGCAAAGGCTGGATCGGCCAGTTTTTCGCGCCGCTGGGCATCAAGATCGCCCACACCCCGCTGGGCATTGTCATCGCACTGACTTTCATAGGCTTGCCGTTCGTCGTACGGACGGTTCAGCCGGTACTCGAGGCTTTCGATACCGAGCTGGAGGAAGCGGCAGCCAGCCTAGGTGCCAACCGCTTGCAAACATTCCAAAAGGTCATCTTGCCTACGCTCGTTCCGGCCATCCTGACCGGATTCGCTTTGGCCTTCGCCCGCGCCGTAGGAGAGTACGGCTCGGTCATCTTTATCGCCGGCAATATTCCGATGGTTTCGGAAATCACGCCGCTGTTGATCGTCACCAAGTTGGAGCAGTACGACTACGCCGGCGCCACGGCCTTAGCTGTCTCCATGCTGGTCGTATCGTTCGGCATGCTGCTCGCCATAAACGGACTTCAACGCTGGACCGAAATGCGTCGCGCCTGA
- a CDS encoding glycosyltransferase yields MSTTDCFLPLSDLSGQSIQHPTNPESARVRRTFIRIIALTMIILCMAIVMGIRWNNFTDYWYQPIVNAYSIAVALFIFSRFVLSVFYKPPKSADISPTVSIVITAYNEEEAIYRTVECCYAIDYPADKFEVIVVDDGSTDGTLREVRLAQERWPQLTLVAFERNRGKREAMAAGARAATGEILVYVDSDSFIRRDGIKKIVQGFVDPTVAAVAGHTEVANVAKNGLTRMQQARYYVAFRVMKAAESIFGTVTCCPGCFSAYRRECVMEVLDRWLNQRFLGVRATFGDDRSLTNMLLRKYRIIYSSDAVATTIVPERHRKFLKQQLRWKKSWFRETLIAATFMWKKPPIAAVAFYAQFLFPIVAPILILRMCVWLPIVNDDFISPIVYLFGTVMIGMMFSAYYLFWKSDRNWIYGLYFTLYYMIFLIWQMPYAIATQRNNGWGTR; encoded by the coding sequence ATGTCTACAACGGACTGTTTCCTGCCTTTATCTGACTTATCAGGCCAGAGTATTCAGCACCCGACCAATCCGGAATCCGCCAGGGTTAGGCGGACCTTCATTCGTATTATTGCTTTGACGATGATCATACTGTGCATGGCTATCGTCATGGGAATACGTTGGAACAATTTCACCGATTATTGGTATCAGCCCATCGTGAATGCTTATTCGATTGCAGTGGCATTATTCATTTTTTCGAGATTCGTACTTTCGGTCTTTTATAAACCTCCAAAGAGCGCCGATATTTCACCGACGGTTAGTATTGTTATTACCGCCTACAACGAAGAAGAGGCGATTTATCGAACCGTGGAATGCTGTTACGCGATCGATTACCCTGCCGACAAATTTGAGGTCATCGTAGTCGACGACGGCTCGACCGACGGTACGTTGAGGGAGGTCAGGCTCGCTCAGGAGCGCTGGCCGCAGCTCACTCTGGTGGCATTCGAGCGCAACAGGGGCAAGCGCGAGGCGATGGCGGCGGGAGCTCGCGCGGCGACTGGTGAAATCCTGGTTTACGTGGACTCGGACAGTTTCATTCGGCGCGACGGGATAAAAAAGATCGTTCAGGGCTTTGTGGATCCCACGGTCGCAGCGGTTGCGGGCCATACCGAGGTCGCGAACGTCGCGAAAAACGGTCTCACTCGGATGCAGCAGGCCCGCTACTATGTGGCGTTCCGAGTCATGAAAGCGGCAGAGAGCATATTCGGCACCGTTACCTGCTGCCCCGGTTGTTTCTCCGCCTACCGTCGCGAGTGTGTGATGGAAGTCCTCGATCGCTGGCTCAACCAGCGCTTTCTCGGGGTCCGTGCGACTTTCGGAGACGATCGCAGCTTGACCAATATGCTGCTGCGCAAATATCGCATCATTTATTCCTCAGACGCGGTGGCCACCACGATAGTCCCCGAAAGGCACCGGAAATTTCTCAAGCAGCAACTGCGCTGGAAAAAGTCGTGGTTTCGCGAGACTTTGATCGCCGCCACGTTTATGTGGAAAAAACCGCCGATTGCAGCCGTCGCATTTTACGCCCAGTTTCTGTTCCCCATTGTGGCTCCCATCCTGATACTCCGTATGTGTGTTTGGCTGCCGATTGTCAACGACGATTTTATATCGCCGATCGTGTACTTATTCGGTACGGTCATGATAGGGATGATGTTTTCCGCTTATTACCTTTTCTGGAAATCTGACAGAAACTGGATATACGGCCTTTATTTCACGCTTTATTACATGATCTTTTTGATCTGGCAGATGCCGTATGCCATTGCCACTCAGCGGAATAACGGATGGGGGACGCGATGA
- a CDS encoding polysaccharide deacetylase family protein encodes MGDAMMATGQTDVANELSGNARPVAHWRNLLWWMVLAAVLAALRGTEYLSGESRLPAPASIGAVGENEAFIALAFGKVSSTHEFAISPALFRAQMAALKKAGYSTVGLSQIVRWRHDDEAMLPEKPLLLTFDEPHRETMETADEVFASLGMTGVVFVDPNVLDRRNTQMVSWHRLEQLVESGRWEVGVSGCRDTDIADLASAEALARRFARERDALERRLGRAVISVDCPRAWKFERRDGAEIWRQAVESASFAVGFATGPWKANYRDDPAFDFRRIRVARDWGESDLVSQLEIQAPRRKPFIDRFQSAQPAPDWMVDSGEIAIEDGMLRLSSKPGEQGALVTLAGTAHWRDARVEAELEDQGRGQFWISLRQRQGEPFVRLGVSEGEILLQARNRDGSFNRLGSRKAPTGAMTLSLRVVGSRVLAFVNGYRLLTRPAEVPEGAHYGSLMIAVWNDRGDDAAGVGASIRLKRIEAEPLPRKYGIVSAMPKAAVWTKLRREVDEMYMLSPSYFAWAGGAYKEARHRDLAVEIFARHHRLKFQPALVLEDPIQPSDAVALTEKALSWADDPAFDGLNVVMKPANVEDQQSKDFLAGLSARLAEKGKTLTVTLIGDWERDTFSFVHDNLILVQDGQTNVSVDEYTMASVP; translated from the coding sequence ATGGGGGACGCGATGATGGCTACGGGGCAAACGGATGTTGCAAACGAACTTTCCGGCAACGCTCGCCCGGTAGCGCACTGGCGAAATCTGCTGTGGTGGATGGTCCTCGCGGCCGTGTTGGCTGCGCTGCGGGGCACGGAATATCTCTCGGGCGAGTCGCGCTTGCCTGCCCCAGCCTCGATCGGGGCGGTCGGGGAAAACGAAGCCTTTATTGCACTGGCTTTCGGCAAGGTTAGCTCCACTCACGAATTCGCGATTTCTCCAGCTTTGTTCCGGGCTCAGATGGCAGCCCTGAAAAAGGCGGGTTATTCCACGGTAGGACTCTCCCAGATCGTTCGTTGGCGGCATGACGACGAGGCCATGCTTCCCGAAAAACCGCTGCTGCTTACGTTTGACGAACCGCACCGGGAAACAATGGAAACCGCGGACGAGGTTTTCGCGTCCCTGGGCATGACGGGGGTCGTGTTCGTGGATCCAAACGTGCTCGATCGCCGCAATACCCAGATGGTTTCCTGGCACCGACTCGAACAGTTGGTCGAGAGCGGCCGCTGGGAAGTGGGTGTGTCCGGGTGCCGAGATACCGATATCGCAGACCTTGCTTCCGCTGAAGCACTGGCGCGGAGATTCGCGCGCGAGCGCGATGCGCTGGAGCGGCGGCTGGGCCGGGCCGTCATATCGGTGGATTGTCCGCGCGCCTGGAAGTTCGAGCGACGCGATGGTGCGGAGATCTGGCGCCAGGCTGTGGAATCAGCGTCTTTCGCCGTCGGATTTGCGACGGGGCCGTGGAAGGCCAATTATCGAGACGATCCCGCGTTCGATTTCAGACGAATTCGAGTGGCGCGAGATTGGGGCGAATCCGATCTGGTCTCTCAACTCGAGATCCAGGCGCCTCGCCGCAAGCCTTTCATCGATCGTTTCCAAAGCGCGCAACCCGCGCCGGACTGGATGGTGGACAGCGGCGAAATCGCGATCGAGGACGGCATGCTCCGGCTCTCCAGCAAACCGGGAGAGCAAGGGGCGCTGGTAACGCTCGCCGGTACCGCGCATTGGCGGGATGCCCGTGTAGAGGCGGAACTCGAGGACCAGGGACGAGGCCAATTCTGGATATCCCTGCGGCAACGGCAAGGCGAGCCGTTCGTCCGTTTGGGAGTTTCCGAGGGAGAAATTCTGCTCCAGGCGCGCAACCGAGACGGCAGTTTCAACCGGCTGGGCAGCCGGAAAGCGCCTACGGGGGCAATGACTTTGTCGTTGCGGGTCGTGGGCTCCCGAGTGCTCGCCTTCGTTAACGGATATCGGCTGTTGACGCGGCCGGCCGAGGTGCCCGAGGGCGCTCACTACGGTTCATTGATGATCGCAGTCTGGAACGATCGCGGGGATGATGCGGCGGGCGTCGGTGCGTCCATACGTCTGAAACGAATCGAGGCGGAGCCGTTGCCGCGGAAATACGGCATCGTGTCTGCGATGCCCAAGGCGGCGGTTTGGACAAAACTTCGCCGCGAGGTCGACGAGATGTACATGCTCAGCCCGAGCTATTTCGCTTGGGCGGGCGGCGCCTACAAAGAGGCACGGCATCGCGACCTTGCCGTAGAGATCTTCGCTCGCCACCATCGGCTAAAGTTCCAACCGGCCTTGGTTCTCGAGGATCCTATCCAGCCTTCTGATGCCGTCGCGCTGACCGAAAAAGCATTGAGCTGGGCGGATGATCCGGCGTTCGACGGTCTGAACGTCGTCATGAAACCCGCGAACGTGGAAGATCAGCAGTCGAAAGATTTCCTAGCTGGCCTCAGTGCGCGTTTGGCGGAGAAGGGCAAGACATTGACCGTCACCCTGATTGGCGACTGGGAACGGGACACGTTCTCTTTCGTCCACGATAACTTGATCCTGGTGCAGGACGGGCAAACCAACGTCTCTGTAGACGAATATACGATGGCGTCCGTACCGTGA
- a CDS encoding tetratricopeptide repeat protein → MLGKYGLLGLPGASRIRERALASLIALVFAVTVNAEEPTSESVDTVLNRAELFYSKKKYEDARREYERAIALDKGSLSAWRGLAWSLWALGKKDRAYEIWSNLANAFPDDTSILMALAKASERDGYWSRALDSYSRILSIIPDDKQARRGRARIFLAQRDYKPAEQEARAVLRHASSDVEANTLLADALIGQQRYKDVESILRRLTEADPVPENLRRLAHVLGELGRYQDAVSYYRKCLRVRRDEGLLAAWRNLGSKLRQRGRNQEAYEIWQDLLRDFPDDVPTLLAIGRASEQDQLWGRALDHYALVLRKAPDDEAARLGRARVFSAQKDYRAAEREIRALLDRFPGSVKARLALADNLAVTGNLSEAEAVLRSLVAANPTPENLRRLGTILADLGKNEEAIDHLKRSLQQQPDDYLTTLGLAHAYWNEHRYDEAVDVLKRFLAAHPDKDIARARLAEHYTALADWDQAEREWSILVQKHPEDSLWKMRLAQLLHWAGRHEDATGLARQVLDREPENVRAIQLLADDAVFAGDIENGIRWLERLMAVAPSPEQLVRLGELHLDLAERLAKEGKPEAAAIHYASALKEFERAAELDPIKSEGPVQIVEGKRLQGRASEAIELAEQLRAKYPNSAHVLQQLADVYSEQGDYAAARDMLEAMEALYPANTALKQNIAKLSFYHGDSGRAFRMLNQLYDGAGSPSIPVLLYHGVTVSDRQDTMPLKKFREQMYALKKEGYQSITMRQLLDFLEGKNVDLPPKPILITFDDARADSFRNADPVLAETGFKATMFVPVADVATRGAYTVVWSEIRRYFATGRWDMQCHSTEGQHYVPVDKEGHMGRFLVNRLWLEEQGRQETSEEYAARIDADYRNCLEVLRREVPGAEIIAFAYPFSDQGHKSLSNEPAAFKLNHETVQKYFRMAFHVENDHLVTRNSPRYYLPRFEVPREYTGSDLVRQLKAVDPMISTSTTLAMLYTSAGHHSKALAILDKLEQEGAMEDAEFLVATGKVLRASGDYAGARDRFQKAMALSPNDPQITHELAELDRRLRPVMEIEGFYFDDNENRSFFSIGPSVSYGISDKLSFWGYYKYIDFDQKVDLRPAGASGPMKTHFQTAGHQFEGQLRYDLSDLNPRSAVTVSAGVADFSSQSSPAGAPESSPTFPLGSIRFNAGVGDDLDFSVGVDHGYVDTAGAIADHLTFFRALGGFKLRAWDTLSLSASHMFFSYYDDNNERNRTEVLIQNRFWNEPEISIGAQFIFDDTRKMNPLFWTPDNYIGLMVPVTLRAAFGKGLSTEVTVAPGAGKETDTDFRFQISAGGTVKWKVADNFSLYVSASRYEAATYSNFTAGAGVLVEF, encoded by the coding sequence ATGCTAGGGAAATATGGTCTTCTCGGCTTGCCGGGCGCAAGCCGGATCCGGGAACGTGCATTGGCCAGCCTGATCGCTCTCGTATTCGCGGTAACGGTCAACGCGGAGGAGCCGACTTCCGAATCCGTCGATACCGTCTTGAACCGCGCCGAACTGTTCTATTCCAAAAAAAAGTATGAGGATGCCCGCCGCGAGTATGAGCGGGCGATCGCCCTAGACAAAGGTTCGCTGTCGGCGTGGCGGGGACTTGCCTGGAGCCTTTGGGCTCTGGGCAAGAAAGACCGTGCCTACGAAATCTGGTCCAATCTCGCCAACGCCTTTCCGGACGACACTTCGATCCTTATGGCCCTGGCCAAGGCCAGTGAGCGGGATGGCTACTGGAGCCGGGCGCTCGATAGTTATTCACGGATATTGAGCATCATTCCGGACGACAAGCAGGCTCGCCGCGGACGCGCGAGGATTTTTTTGGCTCAACGGGATTACAAACCAGCCGAGCAGGAGGCCAGGGCGGTGCTTAGGCATGCGAGCTCGGACGTGGAAGCGAATACTCTGCTAGCCGATGCCTTGATAGGCCAACAGCGGTACAAGGATGTCGAAAGCATCTTGAGGCGGCTGACGGAGGCGGATCCGGTGCCGGAAAACCTGCGCCGCCTGGCCCATGTTCTGGGCGAGCTCGGCAGATACCAGGACGCGGTCAGCTATTACCGAAAATGCTTGCGGGTGCGGCGAGATGAGGGGCTACTCGCGGCCTGGCGGAATTTGGGCTCAAAGCTTCGGCAGCGAGGACGGAATCAGGAAGCTTACGAGATTTGGCAAGACCTCTTGCGCGATTTTCCGGACGATGTGCCAACCCTTTTGGCTATCGGCCGGGCGAGCGAGCAGGACCAGCTCTGGGGTCGGGCTCTGGATCATTACGCGTTGGTTTTGCGAAAAGCGCCGGACGATGAGGCGGCGCGTCTCGGCCGGGCACGAGTCTTCTCGGCGCAAAAAGATTACCGAGCGGCTGAGCGGGAGATCCGAGCGCTTCTGGATCGCTTTCCCGGTAGCGTGAAAGCCCGATTGGCGCTGGCCGATAATCTGGCCGTCACCGGGAATCTCAGCGAGGCGGAAGCTGTTCTGCGGTCACTGGTCGCCGCCAATCCGACGCCCGAAAACTTACGTCGCTTGGGGACGATCTTGGCCGATCTCGGGAAAAACGAGGAGGCGATCGACCATCTGAAACGGAGTCTGCAACAGCAGCCGGACGATTACTTGACCACGCTGGGCCTGGCTCACGCCTATTGGAACGAACATCGATACGATGAGGCTGTAGATGTGCTCAAACGCTTTCTCGCGGCCCATCCCGACAAGGATATCGCGCGTGCGAGGCTCGCCGAGCACTACACCGCGCTTGCCGATTGGGACCAGGCGGAACGGGAATGGAGCATCCTCGTGCAGAAGCATCCCGAAGACAGCCTTTGGAAAATGAGGCTGGCCCAGCTTCTCCATTGGGCGGGACGTCATGAGGACGCAACAGGACTTGCGAGGCAAGTCCTTGATCGCGAGCCGGAGAATGTGAGGGCCATCCAATTGCTCGCGGATGATGCGGTTTTTGCGGGAGATATCGAGAACGGTATTCGCTGGCTCGAGCGGCTGATGGCTGTCGCGCCGTCGCCGGAACAACTGGTCAGACTCGGCGAACTGCACCTTGACCTAGCGGAGCGTCTCGCCAAAGAAGGTAAGCCAGAAGCTGCGGCCATCCATTACGCTTCCGCCCTCAAGGAATTCGAGCGCGCTGCCGAGCTGGATCCGATCAAGAGCGAAGGCCCCGTGCAAATCGTCGAGGGCAAGCGTCTGCAGGGACGCGCTTCCGAGGCCATCGAACTGGCGGAGCAGCTCCGCGCGAAATACCCGAACTCCGCTCATGTCCTTCAACAATTGGCCGACGTGTATTCGGAGCAAGGGGACTACGCCGCAGCACGCGACATGCTTGAAGCGATGGAAGCATTGTATCCGGCCAACACAGCCTTGAAGCAGAATATCGCGAAGCTGTCGTTTTATCACGGCGACAGCGGCCGCGCGTTTCGGATGCTGAATCAGCTGTATGACGGCGCCGGATCACCGAGCATTCCCGTTCTTCTCTATCACGGCGTCACCGTTTCGGACCGCCAGGATACGATGCCGCTGAAGAAGTTCCGGGAGCAGATGTACGCCCTCAAGAAGGAGGGCTACCAATCCATCACCATGAGACAGCTGCTCGATTTTCTCGAAGGCAAAAACGTCGATCTGCCCCCTAAACCGATTCTGATCACGTTCGACGACGCTCGCGCGGACAGTTTCAGGAACGCCGATCCGGTGCTTGCGGAAACCGGGTTCAAGGCAACGATGTTCGTGCCGGTGGCTGATGTCGCGACGCGTGGTGCGTATACGGTAGTCTGGTCGGAAATCAGGCGCTATTTCGCTACCGGGCGCTGGGACATGCAGTGCCACAGCACAGAAGGACAGCACTATGTTCCTGTCGACAAGGAAGGCCATATGGGACGATTCCTGGTCAATCGTCTCTGGCTCGAAGAACAGGGGCGGCAGGAGACTTCCGAGGAATACGCTGCTCGAATCGACGCCGATTATCGTAATTGTCTGGAGGTTCTAAGGCGCGAAGTACCCGGCGCGGAGATCATCGCCTTCGCTTATCCCTTCAGCGATCAAGGGCACAAATCGCTGTCGAACGAACCGGCCGCTTTCAAGCTGAATCACGAGACGGTGCAAAAATATTTCCGGATGGCCTTTCACGTGGAGAACGACCATCTCGTGACCCGGAATTCTCCCAGATACTACCTCCCGCGGTTCGAGGTTCCACGCGAGTACACCGGATCGGATCTGGTCAGGCAGTTGAAGGCTGTCGACCCGATGATATCGACGTCCACCACCCTGGCGATGCTCTATACGAGTGCGGGTCACCATTCGAAAGCCCTGGCGATCCTCGACAAATTGGAGCAGGAAGGCGCGATGGAGGATGCGGAATTCCTTGTCGCGACAGGAAAGGTGCTCAGAGCGAGCGGAGATTACGCCGGTGCCCGGGACCGATTCCAGAAAGCCATGGCCCTTAGCCCGAACGATCCGCAGATCACCCACGAACTTGCCGAGCTCGACCGGCGCCTTCGGCCCGTCATGGAGATCGAGGGGTTTTATTTTGACGATAACGAGAACCGCTCGTTTTTCAGCATCGGTCCGTCCGTGTCTTATGGCATTTCGGACAAGCTTTCCTTCTGGGGTTACTACAAATACATCGATTTCGATCAGAAGGTCGATCTGAGACCTGCCGGCGCCAGCGGGCCGATGAAAACGCACTTTCAGACCGCCGGACACCAGTTCGAAGGGCAGTTGAGATACGACCTGAGCGATCTGAACCCGCGTTCGGCCGTAACAGTGTCCGCCGGCGTTGCCGACTTCTCAAGCCAATCATCACCTGCCGGCGCTCCGGAATCCTCCCCGACATTCCCGCTGGGGTCGATACGTTTCAATGCCGGCGTCGGCGATGATCTCGATTTCTCGGTCGGGGTCGATCACGGCTATGTCGACACCGCGGGCGCCATTGCCGACCATCTTACTTTTTTCAGGGCATTGGGCGGCTTCAAGCTCAGAGCTTGGGATACGCTCAGTCTGTCGGCCAGCCATATGTTCTTCTCCTATTACGACGACAACAATGAGCGCAACCGCACCGAAGTCCTGATTCAAAACCGGTTTTGGAACGAACCCGAGATCAGCATCGGAGCGCAGTTCATTTTCGACGATACGCGTAAGATGAATCCGCTCTTCTGGACACCCGATAACTACATCGGATTGATGGTGCCCGTCACACTAAGAGCGGCGTTCGGCAAGGGTCTCTCGACAGAAGTTACGGTCGCGCCCGGAGCAGGCAAGGAAACGGATACCGATTTCAGGTTTCAGATTAGCGCGGGGGGTACGGTCAAATGGAAGGTCGCCGACAACTTCAGCCTGTACGTCAGCGCTTCGAGATACGAGGCGGCGACCTATTCCAACTTCACCGCGGGCGCAGGCGTTCTGGTCGAGTTTTGA